In one window of Nesterenkonia sandarakina DNA:
- a CDS encoding zinc-dependent alcohol dehydrogenase family protein, producing MRALVMDEIAGPVDVREVPDPTPPAGGVIVEVHATGLCGSDWHAWAGHEELTLPHVPGHELAGVISAVHPEVRHWKVGDRVTVPFVCGCGACDWCRNGNAQVCPNQQQPGFTHWGSFAEHVALHAADTNLVAIPDAVSFEAAAALGCRFATAYRALTARARLRAGEWLTVVGAGGVGLSAVMIAKALGARVIAVDRSPEALRAAKDLGADQVILADGRDVPAAVGEITAEGSDVSVDAVGSEATCAAAVLSLRRQGRHVQIGLLPTETGLSPVPMARAIAWELDLLGSHGMAAADYPGMLALIADGVLRPQDLIERVVGLAEAARLLPAMQRSATPGMTMISPRIA from the coding sequence ATGCGCGCACTGGTGATGGATGAGATCGCAGGTCCCGTAGACGTCCGAGAGGTCCCCGACCCCACCCCACCAGCAGGCGGGGTCATCGTGGAGGTCCACGCCACAGGGCTCTGCGGCAGCGACTGGCATGCCTGGGCCGGACATGAGGAGCTCACCCTGCCCCATGTGCCCGGGCATGAGCTTGCCGGGGTCATCTCCGCCGTGCACCCGGAGGTGCGGCACTGGAAGGTCGGTGACCGGGTGACGGTGCCCTTCGTGTGCGGCTGCGGCGCCTGCGACTGGTGCCGCAACGGCAACGCCCAGGTGTGCCCGAACCAGCAGCAGCCCGGATTCACCCATTGGGGTTCCTTCGCGGAGCACGTCGCGCTGCACGCCGCCGACACGAACCTGGTCGCCATCCCGGACGCGGTCTCCTTCGAGGCCGCCGCCGCGCTGGGCTGCCGCTTCGCCACCGCCTACCGGGCACTGACCGCGCGCGCCCGGCTGCGTGCCGGGGAATGGCTCACCGTGGTGGGCGCCGGCGGGGTGGGGCTGAGCGCGGTGATGATCGCCAAGGCGCTCGGCGCCCGGGTGATCGCGGTGGATCGCAGCCCCGAGGCGCTGCGGGCCGCGAAAGATCTCGGAGCCGATCAGGTGATCCTCGCCGACGGGCGCGACGTGCCCGCCGCCGTCGGTGAGATCACCGCAGAGGGCAGCGACGTCAGCGTGGACGCGGTGGGCAGCGAGGCGACCTGCGCCGCGGCGGTCCTGAGTCTGCGCCGTCAGGGTCGACACGTGCAGATCGGACTGCTGCCCACCGAGACCGGGCTCTCCCCGGTCCCGATGGCCCGCGCCATCGCCTGGGAGCTCGACCTGCTGGGCAGCCACGGCATGGCCGCCGCGGACTACCCCGGGATGCTCGCCCTGATCGCGGACGGCGTGCTGCGCCCCCAGGACCTGATCGAACGTGTGGTCGGACTCGCGGAGGCCGCCCGGCTGCTGCCGGCGATGCAGCGCTCCGCGACCCCGGGGATGACCATGATCAGCCCCAGGATCGCGTGA
- the betC gene encoding choline-sulfatase: MSDHQNISHRAGTVSPPEHSPSVSPPNIVVIQADQMAAQALGAYGDTAAKTPHMDALAEEGAVFDRAYCNSPLCAPSRASMMTGVMPSELGCFDNGDDFASSVPTFAHRLRLAGYHTALVGRMHFIGADQHHGFEERLTTDVYPADLDMVPDWTLPLEQKLQWYHDADPVFTAGVSQASVQQDFDDEVGFRTLRHLNDRVRANQAAAAAGEEAQPFLMVSSFIHPHDPYEPPQEHWDRFADVEIPDPAHPEVPDIAEDPHSHRLRAMSGFDERYPDLEQVRNARRAYYAAVSYIDDHVGRIRERLDSLGLSENTVILVTADHGDMLGEKGLWYKMSPYERSSRVPLIAYGPEHLVPRGRHQTPVSLLDLMPTLVDLAGAPSPKAAGDSVLRIARGEQAGEIGPEDRPVIIEYLAEGTYRPQLSIISGQYKYVICPGDPDQLFDLATDPDELHNAARKEKHAATVARLRGELDARYDMAALEAGILESQDRRRLVAEALNMGRKRSFDHNPEPEQRYVRGDFWAALDYGTIRDGAR; the protein is encoded by the coding sequence ATGTCTGACCATCAGAACATCTCACACCGCGCCGGAACCGTGTCTCCCCCGGAGCACTCCCCCAGCGTCTCACCCCCGAACATCGTCGTCATCCAGGCTGATCAGATGGCCGCCCAGGCGCTCGGCGCCTACGGCGACACCGCCGCGAAGACCCCGCACATGGATGCCCTGGCCGAGGAGGGCGCCGTCTTCGACCGTGCCTACTGCAACTCCCCGCTGTGCGCACCCTCCCGCGCCTCCATGATGACCGGCGTGATGCCCTCTGAGCTGGGATGTTTCGACAACGGGGACGACTTCGCGTCCTCGGTGCCGACCTTCGCGCACCGGCTGCGGCTCGCCGGGTACCACACGGCTCTGGTGGGCCGGATGCACTTCATCGGCGCGGACCAGCACCATGGATTCGAAGAACGGCTCACCACCGACGTCTACCCAGCTGACCTGGACATGGTCCCGGACTGGACGCTGCCGCTGGAGCAGAAGCTGCAGTGGTATCACGACGCCGACCCGGTCTTCACCGCCGGCGTCTCCCAGGCCTCGGTCCAGCAGGACTTCGACGACGAGGTCGGCTTCCGCACCCTGCGTCACCTCAACGACCGGGTCCGGGCGAACCAGGCGGCCGCCGCAGCGGGCGAGGAGGCGCAGCCGTTCCTCATGGTGAGCAGCTTCATCCACCCGCACGACCCCTATGAGCCGCCGCAGGAGCACTGGGACCGGTTCGCCGATGTGGAGATACCCGACCCGGCGCACCCCGAGGTGCCCGATATCGCCGAGGACCCGCACAGCCACCGGCTGCGTGCGATGAGCGGCTTCGATGAGCGCTACCCGGACCTGGAGCAGGTCCGCAACGCCCGGCGCGCCTATTACGCGGCGGTCAGCTACATCGATGACCACGTGGGCCGGATCCGCGAGCGCCTGGACTCCCTGGGGCTCAGCGAGAACACCGTGATCCTGGTGACCGCGGACCACGGGGACATGCTCGGCGAGAAGGGCCTCTGGTACAAGATGTCCCCCTATGAGCGCTCCTCGCGGGTGCCGCTGATCGCCTACGGCCCAGAACACCTGGTGCCCCGAGGCCGGCATCAGACCCCGGTCTCGCTGCTGGACCTGATGCCGACCCTGGTGGACCTGGCCGGCGCCCCGTCGCCGAAGGCCGCCGGTGATTCCGTGCTGCGGATCGCCCGGGGTGAGCAAGCCGGCGAGATCGGACCCGAGGACCGCCCGGTGATCATCGAGTACCTCGCCGAGGGCACCTACCGGCCGCAGCTGAGCATCATCAGTGGACAGTACAAGTACGTGATCTGCCCGGGTGATCCCGATCAGCTCTTCGACCTCGCCACGGACCCGGATGAGCTGCACAACGCGGCGCGCAAGGAGAAGCATGCGGCCACCGTGGCGCGGCTGCGCGGCGAGCTGGACGCCCGCTATGACATGGCGGCGTTGGAGGCCGGGATCCTGGAGAGTCAGGATCGGCGCAGGCTCGTCGCCGAGGCGCTGAACATGGGACGCAAGCGGTCCTTCGATCACAACCCGGAGCCCGAGCAGCGCTACGTCCGTGGGGACTTCTGGGCTGCGCTGGACTACGGCACGATCCGCGACGGCGCCCGCTGA
- the hemC gene encoding hydroxymethylbilane synthase: MATFTVGTRGSKLALTQTTTAAEALASHAETDYELITVKTEGDILTGPLAQMGGTGVFASALRQALFEKTCDVAVHSLKDLPAKDLEGLAIASVPSREDVRDALCSADDLPLRDLPQGAKVGTGSPRRAAQLRAARPDLEIVDIRGNVGTRLARVRGHGSAAEASPQAPNAARGDLDAVVLAGAGLKRLGLEHHIAELLPPEVMLPAPGQGALAVEVRAEDAEPTAPLGMALALYDDIPARLETSAERGLLARLNAGCSAPIGGLARYDDNPDGGATLRLDSVICAPDGSRTQRAGAEISIEAGADRRVSVERAVQLGTLVAEQLLAEDFGLLKHVVDS, encoded by the coding sequence ATGGCGACATTCACCGTAGGCACGCGCGGCAGCAAGCTCGCCCTGACCCAGACGACGACGGCGGCCGAGGCGCTCGCCTCCCACGCCGAGACCGACTACGAGCTGATCACGGTCAAGACCGAGGGCGACATCCTCACCGGGCCGCTGGCACAGATGGGCGGCACCGGGGTGTTCGCCTCCGCGCTGCGCCAGGCGCTGTTCGAGAAGACCTGCGATGTGGCCGTGCACTCGCTCAAGGACCTCCCCGCCAAGGACCTCGAGGGGCTCGCGATCGCCTCGGTGCCCTCCCGGGAGGATGTCCGCGATGCGCTGTGCTCCGCCGATGACCTGCCGCTGCGCGACCTGCCGCAGGGCGCGAAGGTCGGCACCGGGTCCCCGCGCCGGGCTGCGCAGCTGCGCGCCGCACGGCCTGACCTGGAGATCGTGGACATCCGCGGCAACGTCGGCACCCGGCTGGCCCGGGTCCGGGGCCACGGGTCCGCCGCAGAGGCCTCACCGCAGGCGCCGAATGCGGCCCGGGGTGACCTGGATGCCGTGGTGCTCGCCGGAGCGGGCCTGAAGCGGCTCGGACTGGAGCACCACATCGCCGAGCTGCTGCCTCCCGAGGTGATGCTGCCGGCCCCCGGACAGGGCGCCCTGGCCGTGGAGGTCCGCGCCGAGGACGCCGAGCCGACCGCGCCGCTGGGCATGGCCCTGGCGCTCTATGACGACATCCCCGCCCGGCTGGAGACCTCCGCGGAACGCGGCCTGCTGGCCCGGCTCAACGCCGGCTGCTCCGCCCCGATCGGCGGACTGGCCCGCTACGACGACAACCCCGACGGCGGCGCCACCCTGCGCCTGGACTCGGTGATCTGCGCACCCGACGGTAGCCGGACGCAGCGCGCCGGCGCCGAGATCTCCATCGAGGCCGGTGCGGATCGCCGGGTCTCCGTGGAGCGCGCGGTGCAGCTGGGGACGCTGGTCGCGGAGCAGCTGCTGGCCGAGGACTTCGGACTGCTCAAGCACGTCGTGGACTCCTGA
- the hemG gene encoding protoporphyrinogen oxidase, translating into MNAQSNAPMSEPVAAAARPPHVAVVGGGIAGLIAAWDLARAGATVQIFEASDRLGGAIGAHVLGGVAYDAGAEAFATRSPVVPRLLTELGLDEQAVAPQHTAAWLQLPDLAAPLPATGILGIPADPLAPDVVAILGEAEARRAAADLTTSMQDWAEISETRAGQVTLGEVVRDRMGQAVLDRLVTPIVSGVHSADPDDLDMNNAAPGLFEAMLREGSLARAVALVKSKAPPGSAVNSLYGGLHRLVLTLEQELRQLGAEIQLNTQITDLAALAAGIGPDGVPGRTSAPDHVILALDAPAAVQLVSGVVDLSGLDLAGLLPEQAPGAQAVGAKAAGPGVALVSMILDAPELDDHPRGTGVLVAPQVSTIAAKAMTHISSKWEWADTAVAHAHGPGHHVVRLSYGRVGETHQGALGADSSDEELLRAATVDVGSLFGVPIEPEQIVEASVIRWRRSLPQTSAGHAERIAALRDRLAQTSRAGAPQDPGSGVRLPEIHMIGAWFAGTGLARVVPDARAAAATILASGR; encoded by the coding sequence ATGAACGCCCAGAGCAACGCCCCGATGAGTGAACCCGTGGCCGCCGCGGCGCGCCCGCCGCACGTGGCGGTGGTCGGCGGGGGCATCGCGGGGCTGATCGCGGCCTGGGATCTGGCGCGTGCCGGGGCCACGGTGCAGATCTTCGAAGCCTCAGACCGGCTGGGCGGCGCCATCGGCGCCCACGTGCTGGGCGGGGTGGCCTACGACGCCGGAGCCGAGGCCTTCGCGACCCGCTCCCCAGTGGTGCCGCGGCTGCTCACGGAGCTGGGCCTGGATGAACAGGCGGTGGCCCCGCAGCACACTGCGGCCTGGCTGCAGCTGCCGGATCTGGCCGCCCCGCTGCCGGCCACCGGGATCCTGGGGATTCCCGCGGATCCGCTGGCGCCTGATGTGGTGGCCATCCTGGGTGAGGCAGAGGCGCGCCGAGCCGCGGCGGACCTGACCACCTCGATGCAGGACTGGGCTGAGATCTCTGAGACCAGGGCCGGGCAGGTCACTTTGGGCGAGGTGGTCCGGGATCGGATGGGTCAGGCCGTGCTGGACAGGCTGGTCACCCCGATCGTCTCCGGGGTCCATTCGGCGGATCCTGACGACCTGGACATGAACAACGCCGCGCCGGGACTCTTCGAGGCGATGCTGCGCGAAGGCTCCCTGGCCCGTGCGGTGGCGCTGGTGAAGTCCAAGGCACCCCCCGGGTCGGCGGTGAACTCGCTCTATGGCGGGCTGCATCGGCTGGTCCTGACTCTGGAGCAGGAGCTGCGCCAGCTCGGCGCGGAGATCCAGCTCAACACGCAGATCACCGACCTCGCCGCGCTCGCAGCCGGGATCGGCCCAGACGGCGTCCCGGGACGCACGTCCGCGCCGGATCACGTGATCCTCGCTCTGGACGCGCCCGCCGCGGTCCAGCTGGTCTCCGGGGTCGTTGACCTGAGCGGCCTTGATCTGGCCGGACTGCTCCCGGAGCAGGCTCCCGGCGCGCAGGCGGTCGGCGCGAAGGCGGCGGGCCCCGGCGTCGCCCTGGTCTCCATGATCCTGGACGCCCCGGAACTCGATGACCACCCCCGAGGCACCGGTGTGCTGGTGGCTCCCCAGGTGAGCACCATCGCGGCGAAGGCGATGACGCACATCAGTTCGAAATGGGAATGGGCGGACACCGCCGTGGCCCACGCCCACGGGCCCGGGCACCATGTGGTGCGGCTGTCCTACGGCCGGGTGGGGGAGACCCATCAGGGTGCCCTGGGGGCAGACTCCAGCGACGAGGAGCTGCTGCGCGCGGCCACCGTGGACGTCGGGTCGCTCTTCGGGGTCCCGATCGAACCGGAGCAGATCGTGGAGGCCAGCGTGATCCGGTGGCGCCGGTCACTGCCGCAGACCTCCGCCGGGCACGCCGAACGCATCGCCGCGCTGCGCGACCGGCTGGCGCAGACCTCCCGAGCTGGGGCCCCGCAGGATCCGGGCAGCGGAGTCCGGCTCCCGGAGATCCACATGATCGGCGCCTGGTTCGCCGGCACCGGGCTGGCCCGAGTGGTGCCCGACGCGCGCGCCGCCGCCGCGACGATCCTCGCCTCAGGCCGCTGA
- the hemL gene encoding glutamate-1-semialdehyde 2,1-aminomutase has product MTTNQELFDTARELMPGGVNSPVRAFGSVGGTPAFMVAADGPYLTDAEGTQYVDLVGSWGPALLGHKHPAVIAAVHAAVDAGLGFGTSHPLEARLAELVQGRVPGAQMIRMVSTGTEATMTAVRLARGLTGRNIVVKFAGCYHGHSDGLLAAAGSGVATLGLPGSAGVTEAQASETIVVEYNDRAALEAVFAEHGERIAAVITEATPANMGVVVPEAGFNSFIREITQRHGALMIFDEVMTGFRITESGYWGASGRVEGWEPDLFTFGKVIGGGLPAAALAGRREIMEHLAPTGPVYHAGTLSGNPVAMAAGVATLEHATAAVYTHVDEKAQIVADALTAALSEAGVDHTLQKVGSLFSVAFGTSATGVHNYAHAQAQETFRYGAFFHAMLDAGVYLPPSVFEAWFLSSAHDDAAIGRILDALPGAAKAAAQAQP; this is encoded by the coding sequence ATGACCACGAACCAGGAACTCTTCGACACCGCCCGCGAACTGATGCCCGGGGGCGTGAACTCCCCGGTCCGCGCCTTCGGCTCGGTCGGAGGGACACCCGCCTTCATGGTCGCCGCGGACGGCCCCTACCTCACCGACGCCGAGGGGACCCAGTACGTGGACCTCGTGGGCTCCTGGGGTCCTGCGCTCTTGGGGCATAAGCACCCCGCGGTGATCGCCGCGGTGCACGCCGCCGTGGACGCCGGACTGGGCTTCGGCACCTCCCACCCGTTGGAGGCGCGGCTGGCGGAGCTGGTGCAGGGCCGGGTCCCCGGTGCGCAGATGATCCGGATGGTCTCCACCGGCACCGAAGCGACCATGACCGCTGTCCGGCTGGCCCGCGGGCTCACCGGGCGCAACATCGTGGTGAAGTTCGCCGGCTGCTATCACGGGCACTCCGACGGGCTGCTCGCCGCCGCCGGCTCCGGGGTCGCCACCCTCGGGCTGCCCGGATCCGCCGGGGTGACCGAGGCGCAGGCCTCGGAGACCATCGTGGTGGAGTACAACGACCGCGCCGCCCTGGAAGCGGTCTTCGCCGAGCACGGCGAGCGGATCGCCGCGGTGATCACCGAGGCCACCCCGGCGAACATGGGCGTGGTGGTCCCAGAAGCGGGCTTCAACAGCTTCATCCGGGAGATCACGCAGCGCCACGGGGCGCTGATGATCTTCGACGAGGTGATGACCGGGTTCCGGATCACCGAGTCCGGCTACTGGGGTGCCTCTGGCCGGGTGGAAGGCTGGGAGCCTGACCTGTTCACCTTCGGGAAGGTCATCGGCGGCGGTCTGCCCGCCGCTGCGCTGGCCGGACGGCGCGAGATCATGGAGCACCTCGCCCCCACCGGGCCGGTCTATCACGCCGGCACGCTCTCCGGGAACCCGGTCGCGATGGCCGCCGGGGTGGCGACGCTGGAGCACGCCACCGCCGCGGTCTACACGCATGTGGATGAGAAGGCGCAGATCGTGGCCGACGCGCTCACCGCCGCGCTGAGTGAGGCCGGGGTGGACCACACGCTGCAGAAGGTGGGCTCACTGTTCTCGGTGGCCTTCGGCACCTCGGCCACCGGGGTGCACAACTACGCGCACGCCCAGGCCCAGGAGACCTTCCGCTACGGAGCGTTCTTCCACGCCATGCTCGACGCCGGGGTCTACCTGCCGCCGAGCGTCTTCGAGGCGTGGTTCCTCTCCTCGGCGCACGACGACGCCGCCATCGGCCGCATCCTGGACGCTCTGCCGGGCGCCGCGAAGGCCGCTGCCCAGGCCCAGCCCTGA
- a CDS encoding uroporphyrinogen-III synthase: MRIALTRDPAQAGPLEAGLRAAGLEVRFLPVTEQRLPAEAGELTTALERLSRGDFAWVLFTSANTVRALVKLGWDGSLPSQTRVGVVGPGTARVLQRLTGVAEPWMPEAERSAAGMIQEMPEPAPNDSTSLLLPQSAQARSELREGLSALGWDVTQVSAYETDSLVVGGVLAAGDPRRRLLPPPASEDLLDLGQLAADLRRDRLTHMDPTVLLVTSSSAADALADLGLPPRVRLLAIGRPTARTLSRRGIPAAGVLSEPSAAAVLAALGR, translated from the coding sequence ATGCGCATCGCCCTGACCCGAGATCCCGCGCAGGCCGGACCGCTGGAAGCCGGGCTGCGCGCCGCCGGGCTCGAGGTCCGGTTCCTGCCGGTCACCGAACAGCGCCTGCCAGCAGAGGCCGGCGAGCTGACGACGGCGCTCGAGCGGCTCTCCCGCGGTGACTTCGCCTGGGTGCTGTTCACCAGTGCGAACACGGTGCGTGCCCTGGTGAAGCTGGGATGGGACGGGTCCCTGCCGTCGCAGACTCGCGTCGGCGTCGTCGGTCCCGGGACGGCCCGGGTGCTGCAGCGGCTGACCGGTGTCGCCGAGCCGTGGATGCCGGAGGCCGAGCGCAGCGCGGCCGGGATGATCCAGGAGATGCCCGAACCGGCCCCCAATGACAGCACCTCGCTGCTGCTGCCGCAGTCGGCCCAGGCCCGCTCCGAGCTGCGCGAGGGACTCAGCGCTCTCGGCTGGGACGTCACCCAGGTCAGCGCCTATGAGACCGACTCTCTGGTGGTGGGCGGGGTGCTCGCCGCCGGTGACCCGCGGCGGCGCCTGCTGCCCCCGCCTGCCTCGGAGGATCTCCTGGACCTGGGGCAGCTGGCCGCGGACCTGCGACGCGACCGGCTCACCCATATGGACCCCACCGTCCTGCTGGTCACCAGCTCCTCCGCAGCGGACGCGCTGGCCGACCTGGGACTCCCGCCGCGGGTGCGGCTGCTGGCCATCGGTCGGCCCACCGCCAGGACCCTCTCGCGCCGCGGAATCCCCGCCGCCGGTGTTCTCTCTGAGCCGAGCGCCGCCGCTGTCCTCGCCGCCCTGGGCCGCTGA
- the hemQ gene encoding hydrogen peroxide-dependent heme synthase, which translates to MLMEASVSYGSTAQRTPEEVNTSGKDWFTLYTVFARTGSAPQGADVEVEFDELAGAFAEQEIDFRGSYDVSAMRDEADILTWVTGPSAEGLQAAVRRIRRTAMFSKTRIAFSAMGVHRTAEFARSHVPAYALGVPPEDWLVIYPFNRSYDWYLLDPAKRGKMLREHGMLGQEFPSVLANTTSAFALNDWEWLLALEAPKLTDLVDMMRKLRESETRYHVRDEIPFYTGRRLKAASEIAEVLL; encoded by the coding sequence ATGCTGATGGAGGCATCTGTGAGCTACGGCAGCACCGCTCAGCGAACGCCCGAAGAGGTCAACACCTCGGGCAAGGACTGGTTCACCCTCTACACCGTCTTCGCGCGGACCGGTTCCGCTCCGCAGGGCGCTGACGTGGAGGTCGAGTTCGACGAGCTCGCCGGAGCGTTCGCCGAGCAGGAGATCGACTTCCGCGGCAGCTATGACGTCTCGGCCATGCGCGACGAGGCCGACATCCTCACCTGGGTCACCGGGCCGAGCGCTGAAGGTCTGCAGGCCGCAGTGCGGCGCATCCGCCGCACCGCGATGTTCTCCAAGACCCGGATCGCCTTCTCCGCGATGGGCGTGCACCGCACCGCCGAGTTCGCCCGCAGCCACGTCCCGGCCTACGCCCTCGGTGTGCCCCCGGAGGACTGGCTGGTCATCTACCCGTTCAACCGCTCCTACGACTGGTACCTGCTGGACCCGGCCAAGCGCGGGAAGATGCTGCGCGAGCACGGGATGCTCGGGCAGGAGTTCCCCTCGGTGCTGGCCAACACCACCTCGGCGTTCGCGCTGAACGACTGGGAGTGGCTGCTCGCGCTGGAGGCGCCGAAGCTCACCGATCTGGTGGACATGATGCGCAAGCTGCGCGAGTCCGAGACCCGCTATCACGTGCGCGATGAGATTCCCTTCTACACCGGACGCCGCCTGAAGGCCGCTTCGGAGATCGCTGAGGTCCTGCTGTGA
- a CDS encoding ferrochelatase — protein sequence MTITPENTGSDNGSENTGPVHPTETSDHPTEEQAASAVADSSQATPTPGTEDKTEAAEAPAPLPVDYAEGTTTDEPSNYDAILLASFGGPEGQDDVIPFLRNVTAGRGIPDERLEEVATHYRANGGISPINQQNRDLKGALEAEVAARQLDIPIYWGNRNWNPFFTETFKEMHAAGHRRILALVTSAYNGYSSCGQYREDFSLTLDETELREEMSVVKVRQFFMDKAFIDPFKDALAAGIADVREQLEQAGKPEAQPKIVFVTHSIPSRNAEAMGPDRVIEEYGTDVYSAEHLAVARHLMASVPEAEGLEHSLTFQSRSGSPKTPWLEPDINDALEEYAEAGVAGVVVMPIGFVSDHMEVLWDLDTEAKDTAAELGLAYHRAATPGIQEKFVSGLVDVLSEYLKGANGEPVGFGEQVVPGKWSGICGPCNCTRFRKDVQRS from the coding sequence GTGACGATCACTCCAGAGAACACCGGGTCAGACAACGGGTCGGAGAACACCGGACCGGTCCACCCCACCGAGACCTCCGATCACCCCACCGAGGAGCAGGCCGCCTCGGCCGTGGCGGACTCCTCCCAGGCCACCCCCACCCCGGGCACCGAGGACAAGACCGAGGCCGCCGAGGCCCCGGCTCCGTTGCCGGTGGACTACGCCGAGGGCACCACCACCGACGAGCCCAGCAACTACGACGCGATCCTGCTGGCCTCCTTCGGCGGACCCGAGGGCCAGGATGACGTGATCCCGTTCCTGCGCAATGTCACGGCCGGACGCGGGATCCCGGACGAGCGGCTCGAAGAGGTCGCCACCCACTACCGCGCCAACGGCGGGATCAGTCCGATCAACCAGCAGAACCGGGACCTCAAGGGCGCACTGGAGGCCGAGGTCGCCGCCCGCCAGCTGGACATCCCGATCTACTGGGGCAACCGCAACTGGAACCCGTTCTTCACCGAGACCTTCAAGGAGATGCACGCCGCCGGGCACCGCCGGATCCTGGCGCTGGTGACCTCCGCGTACAACGGCTACTCCTCCTGCGGGCAGTACCGCGAGGACTTCTCGCTGACCCTGGATGAGACCGAACTCCGCGAGGAGATGAGCGTGGTCAAGGTCCGCCAGTTCTTCATGGACAAGGCCTTCATCGACCCGTTCAAAGATGCCCTGGCCGCCGGGATCGCCGATGTCCGGGAACAGCTCGAGCAGGCCGGCAAGCCGGAGGCGCAGCCGAAGATCGTCTTCGTCACCCACTCCATCCCCAGCCGCAACGCCGAAGCCATGGGCCCGGACCGGGTGATCGAGGAATACGGCACCGATGTCTACTCGGCCGAGCACCTCGCCGTCGCCCGGCACCTGATGGCCAGCGTGCCCGAGGCTGAGGGCCTGGAGCACTCGCTGACCTTCCAGTCCCGCTCCGGCAGCCCGAAGACCCCGTGGCTGGAGCCCGACATCAACGACGCCCTGGAGGAATACGCCGAGGCCGGGGTCGCCGGTGTGGTGGTGATGCCGATCGGTTTCGTCTCGGATCACATGGAGGTGCTCTGGGACCTCGACACCGAGGCCAAGGACACCGCCGCCGAGCTGGGCCTGGCCTACCACCGGGCCGCCACCCCCGGCATCCAGGAGAAGTTCGTCTCCGGGCTGGTCGATGTGCTCAGCGAATACCTCAAGGGAGCCAATGGGGAACCCGTGGGCTTCGGCGAACAGGTCGTGCCCGGCAAATGGTCCGGCATCTGCGGACCCTGCAACTGCACCCGGTTCCGCAAGGACGTCCAGAGGAGCTAG